One genomic window of Gemmatimonadota bacterium includes the following:
- the rpsT gene encoding 30S ribosomal protein S20: MANTKSAEKRMRQQQKRYLHNRAQRSRLKTAIKKVQAATDAETVTAAYRETAKLLDRFATRRLIHPNKAARKKSRLARRVKELGGTP, encoded by the coding sequence TTGGCCAACACGAAGAGCGCCGAGAAGCGGATGCGCCAGCAGCAGAAGCGCTATTTGCACAACCGGGCGCAGCGCTCGCGGCTGAAGACGGCAATCAAGAAGGTGCAGGCGGCGACGGATGCCGAGACCGTCACGGCTGCCTATCGTGAAACGGCAAAGCTGCTGGACCGCTTCGCGACCCGCCGGTTGATCCACCCCAACAAGGCGGCGCGCAAGAAGTCGCGGCTGGCGCGGCGGGTGAAGGAGCTGGGCGGGACGCCTTAG
- a CDS encoding site-2 protease family protein: MDLLLLLPVLLFSVVVHEYAHGWVALREGDSTAYMLGRLTLNPAPHIDPLGSLLFPLLLWVTHAGFLFGWARPVPVNPRNFRNYKRGDILVSLAGIAANLLLAGAFTLAVVLLIHLTQLLPVLSPTFQLLVRMARYGIVINLVLAFFNLIPIPPLDGSHVFYHLLSPSAGMRYRELGRYGLFILLGVMIFAPGVFSLLLWPVLALQGLAELFIRLWT, encoded by the coding sequence ATGGATCTCCTGCTCTTGCTGCCCGTGCTGCTGTTCTCCGTGGTCGTGCACGAGTACGCCCACGGTTGGGTGGCCCTGCGGGAAGGAGATTCCACGGCCTACATGCTCGGCCGGCTGACCCTCAATCCGGCGCCGCACATCGACCCCTTGGGCAGCCTTCTCTTCCCCCTGCTCCTCTGGGTCACGCATGCCGGATTCCTCTTCGGCTGGGCCCGGCCCGTGCCCGTGAACCCGCGGAATTTCCGCAACTACAAGCGGGGCGACATTCTGGTTTCTCTGGCGGGCATTGCGGCCAACCTCCTGCTGGCGGGCGCCTTCACTCTGGCGGTTGTGCTGCTGATCCATCTGACCCAGCTCCTGCCGGTGCTCTCCCCCACCTTCCAACTGCTCGTACGTATGGCGCGCTACGGCATTGTCATCAACCTGGTGCTCGCCTTCTTCAACCTGATCCCCATCCCGCCGTTGGACGGCTCGCACGTGTTCTATCACCTGCTCTCGCCCTCTGCCGGGATGCGGTACCGCGAGCTGGGCCGCTACGGCCTCTTCATCCTTCTGGGCGTAATGATTTTTGCGCCCGGGGTCTTCAGCTTGCTGCTCTGGCCGGTGCTGGCGCTGCAGGGCCTGGCCGAGCTGTTCATCCGGCTATGGACGTAA
- a CDS encoding rRNA pseudouridine synthase, which produces MRLQKFLSRAGVASRRRAERLIEVGRVRVNGEVVSQLGATVDASRDVVEVDGRRVQPAPPVWIALHKPRGYVTTRHDPQGRPTVYDLLPPEFAGLFYIGRLDRDTEGLLLLTNHGDLAHRLMHPRYQIPRVYEALLAGQITPPEIEHLLAGVPLEDGIARAEQLERLPAPGGMDRIRLTIREGRKREVRRMLATLGHRVRRLLRRSYGPVRLGRLRRGTWRRLTPAEVAALLRAARA; this is translated from the coding sequence ATGCGCCTCCAGAAGTTCCTCTCCCGAGCAGGCGTGGCTTCGCGACGTCGGGCCGAGCGACTCATCGAGGTGGGACGGGTCCGCGTCAACGGGGAGGTCGTCTCGCAGTTGGGCGCCACCGTCGACGCCAGCCGCGACGTCGTGGAGGTGGACGGCCGCCGCGTCCAGCCGGCGCCGCCGGTCTGGATCGCGCTGCACAAGCCGCGCGGCTACGTGACCACGCGCCACGACCCCCAGGGCAGGCCCACCGTCTACGACCTGCTGCCGCCGGAGTTCGCCGGCCTCTTCTACATCGGCCGGCTGGACCGGGACACGGAAGGGTTGCTCCTCCTCACCAACCATGGCGACCTGGCGCACCGGCTCATGCACCCGCGCTACCAGATCCCCCGGGTTTACGAAGCCCTGCTGGCCGGCCAGATTACCCCGCCCGAAATCGAGCACTTGCTCGCCGGCGTCCCGCTCGAGGACGGGATCGCGCGGGCGGAGCAACTCGAGCGACTCCCGGCCCCCGGCGGCATGGACCGGATCCGCCTGACCATTCGGGAGGGTCGCAAGCGGGAGGTGCGGCGCATGCTGGCAACGCTGGGGCACCGGGTTCGGCGGCTGCTGCGCCGCAGCTACGGGCCGGTGCGCCTGGGACGGCTGCGCCGCGGCACGTGGCGGCGCCTCACGCCTGCCGAGGTCGCGGCACTCCTGCGCGCGGCCCGCGCATGA
- a CDS encoding PEGA domain-containing protein codes for MKSFLAAAGLALILMAAAGCAALFNSKTDPVAIQSMPSDADIYIDGNLRGRTPITLELQAKKTYTIVFKKPGYRDQAFELTNTVGVKWVILDVLGGLVPVIVDAATGSWYELDTKVVNVTLTSGE; via the coding sequence ATGAAATCCTTCCTTGCCGCGGCTGGGCTGGCGCTGATCCTCATGGCCGCCGCGGGGTGCGCCGCGCTGTTCAACAGCAAGACCGACCCGGTCGCCATCCAGTCCATGCCCAGCGATGCCGACATCTACATCGACGGCAACCTGCGCGGCCGTACCCCCATCACCCTCGAGCTTCAGGCCAAGAAGACGTATACCATCGTCTTCAAGAAGCCGGGCTACCGGGATCAAGCCTTTGAGCTCACCAATACGGTGGGCGTGAAGTGGGTGATCCTCGACGTGCTGGGCGGACTCGTCCCGGTGATTGTGGATGCCGCCACCGGGAGCTGGTACGAGCTGGACACCAAGGTGGTCAACGTCACGCTCACGTCCGGCGAGTAG
- a CDS encoding segregation/condensation protein A: MDVRPSGDAAELGFMVELDRFHGPLDLLLHLIREQDIDIFDIPIAQITRQFLHGIEGVERLGLDRAGEFLEMAATLIRIKLQMLLPRRGEDADELEDPRAELVRRLLEYEHFREAARRLEEAESDRRRHFARGFLPPRPSALAAAPPPGFAWEELWAAVLALGGRAYPLTDHHVASRAVPLEEKVDLILQTLARRARVEFRHLIAPFGDRMHAVMTLLAALELARRRQCALRQREVFAPLWVYRAMGRAGDGDRPHH, translated from the coding sequence ATGGACGTAAGGCCCTCCGGCGACGCGGCCGAGCTGGGCTTCATGGTCGAGCTCGATCGCTTCCACGGCCCGCTCGACCTGCTGCTGCACCTCATCCGGGAGCAGGACATTGACATCTTCGACATCCCTATTGCCCAGATTACCAGGCAGTTCCTGCACGGCATCGAGGGGGTGGAAAGGCTCGGGCTGGACCGGGCGGGCGAGTTCCTCGAGATGGCCGCCACGCTGATCCGCATCAAGCTGCAGATGCTGCTGCCGCGCCGGGGCGAGGATGCGGATGAGCTGGAGGACCCGCGCGCCGAGCTCGTGCGCCGGCTGCTCGAGTACGAGCATTTCCGTGAGGCGGCCAGGCGACTCGAAGAGGCAGAGTCCGACCGGCGCAGGCATTTCGCCAGGGGGTTCCTGCCGCCCCGGCCCAGCGCCCTGGCCGCAGCGCCGCCTCCCGGCTTTGCCTGGGAAGAGCTGTGGGCTGCCGTGCTGGCCCTGGGCGGGCGCGCATACCCGCTTACTGACCATCACGTGGCGTCCCGGGCCGTCCCGCTCGAGGAGAAAGTGGACCTCATCCTGCAAACGCTCGCCCGCCGCGCGCGCGTCGAGTTCCGCCACTTGATTGCACCATTCGGCGATCGGATGCACGCCGTCATGACGCTGCTCGCCGCGCTCGAGCTGGCGCGACGCCGCCAATGCGCGCTCCGCCAGCGCGAAGTGTTCGCGCCACTGTGGGTCTACCGTGCGATGGGAAGGGCAGGGGATGGAGACCGCCCGCATCATTGA
- the scpB gene encoding SMC-Scp complex subunit ScpB translates to METARIIEALLFASDAPLSAADLARVDPALDEARVVAAIQELRAEYERTARAFQVYELAGGYQLLTRPEFAAYLDRFETVPQPARLSGPALEALAIVAYRQPIGRIEIEQIRGVSSVGVLRTLQERGLLEVVGRGEGLGRPLLYGTTPRFLEHLGLRSLENLPRPDELPVVLKPRAAQAAPAVQAAPPELAAAAS, encoded by the coding sequence ATGGAGACCGCCCGCATCATTGAGGCCTTGCTCTTCGCCAGCGACGCGCCCCTCAGCGCCGCGGACCTGGCGCGTGTGGATCCCGCGCTCGATGAAGCCCGGGTGGTCGCGGCGATCCAGGAGTTGCGCGCCGAGTACGAGCGGACCGCCCGCGCCTTTCAGGTCTACGAGCTGGCGGGCGGCTACCAGCTCCTGACGCGCCCCGAGTTTGCCGCGTACCTCGACCGCTTCGAGACCGTGCCTCAGCCTGCCCGGCTCTCCGGGCCGGCTCTCGAGGCGCTGGCGATTGTCGCCTACCGCCAGCCCATCGGCCGCATCGAGATCGAGCAGATTCGCGGCGTGAGCTCGGTCGGTGTGCTGCGAACCCTGCAGGAGCGCGGACTGCTCGAGGTCGTCGGCCGGGGCGAAGGCCTCGGACGGCCGCTCCTCTACGGCACCACGCCCCGCTTCCTCGAGCACCTGGGGCTCCGCTCGCTGGAAAACTTGCCCCGCCCCGACGAGCTGCCTGTAGTCCTCAAGCCGCGGGCCGCGCAGGCCGCACCGGCCGTGCAGGCCGCGCCGCCCGAGCTGGCCGCAGCCGCCTCCTGA